A genomic region of Streptomyces sp. R33 contains the following coding sequences:
- a CDS encoding LLM class flavin-dependent oxidoreductase, which translates to MKFLAITLITDSADPVTGAPTPTRQRFREVVDAALLAEELGFDGFGVGERHERPFLSSSPPVVLSHIAALTRRIRLFTAVTTLSLLDPVRAYEDYATLDHLSDGRLELMIGKGNGTAQRELFHVTPEDQWERNAEGYELFRRIWREDKVSAEPRFRPSLAGAEVLPRPFQPALRVWHGSATSRESVDLAARYGDPLFSANVTHPIGPYAELIRHYRERWEHYGHDPAHAVVGAGTAGYHAAPTSQQAVAAYRPAFARYLAFHKQQGVDPVFATLEDFVERSSALVGSPQQVIEKVHRYHEAFGHTALHLQAEPGGLAPAEHRASLELFQSWIAPVLRREIPDPSFPDPSPPDPSLPDPSLPDL; encoded by the coding sequence ATGAAGTTCCTGGCCATCACCCTGATCACGGACTCCGCGGACCCGGTGACGGGCGCCCCCACACCCACCCGTCAGCGATTTCGCGAGGTGGTCGACGCCGCGCTGCTCGCGGAGGAACTCGGCTTCGACGGCTTCGGGGTCGGCGAGCGCCACGAGCGGCCGTTCCTGTCGTCCTCGCCGCCCGTGGTGCTCAGCCACATCGCCGCGCTGACCCGCCGGATCCGGCTGTTCACCGCCGTGACCACCCTGAGCCTGCTGGACCCGGTGCGGGCGTACGAGGACTACGCGACGCTCGACCACCTCTCCGACGGCCGCCTGGAGCTGATGATCGGCAAGGGCAACGGCACGGCCCAGCGCGAGCTGTTCCACGTCACCCCCGAGGACCAGTGGGAACGCAACGCCGAGGGCTACGAGCTTTTCCGGCGCATCTGGCGCGAGGACAAGGTGAGCGCGGAGCCGCGCTTCCGCCCCTCGCTGGCCGGCGCCGAGGTGCTGCCGAGGCCCTTCCAGCCGGCCCTGCGGGTCTGGCACGGCAGTGCGACCAGCAGGGAGTCCGTCGATCTCGCGGCGCGCTACGGAGACCCGCTCTTCTCGGCGAACGTCACCCACCCGATCGGTCCGTACGCCGAACTGATCCGCCATTACCGGGAGCGCTGGGAGCACTACGGGCATGATCCGGCGCACGCCGTCGTCGGTGCGGGTACGGCCGGCTATCACGCGGCCCCCACCTCGCAGCAGGCAGTGGCGGCGTACCGGCCTGCGTTCGCCCGGTACCTCGCCTTCCACAAGCAGCAGGGTGTGGATCCCGTCTTTGCGACGCTGGAGGACTTCGTCGAGCGGAGCTCGGCACTGGTCGGCAGTCCCCAGCAGGTGATCGAGAAGGTCCACCGCTACCACGAGGCCTTCGGCCACACGGCACTGCACCTCCAGGCGGAGCCGGGCGGGCTCGCCCCCGCGGAGCACCGCGCCTCCCTCGAACTCTTCCAGTCCTGGATCGCCCCGGTACTGCGCCGCGAGATCCCCGACCCTTCCTTCCCCGACCCTTCCCCGCCCGACCCTTCCCTGCCCGACCCTTCCCTGCCCGACCTTTAA
- a CDS encoding NtaA/DmoA family FMN-dependent monooxygenase (This protein belongs to a clade of FMN-dependent monooxygenases, within a broader family of flavin-dependent oxidoreductases, the luciferase-like monooxygenase (LMM) family, some of whose members use coenzyme F420 rather than FMN.), which yields MSSKPLKQIHLAAHFPGVNNTTVWSDPAAGSHIDFDSFVHFAQTAERAKFDFLFLAEGLRLREQGGQIYDLDVVGRPDTFTVLAALAAVTERLGLTGTINSTFNEPYEVARQFASLDHLSEGRAAWNVVTSWDAFTGENFRRGGFLPREERYSRAKEFLATATELFDSWDGTEILADSDSGAFLRDARAGAFAHQGQHFDIEGHFNVPRSPQGRPVIFQAGDSDEGREFAASSADAIFGRYGTLDEGRAFYADVKGRLAAYGRSHDELKILPAATFVLGDTDAEAHELAHEVRRLQVSGQTAIKYLEHVWNRDLSGYDPDGPLPDIDPETGENTVALGRASVRQFRDPLETARQWRALAEAKNLSIRELVIATTSGQTFVGSAATVAEQIDTLVQADAADGFILVPHITPGGLDVFADTVVPLLQERGVFRTEYAGTTLRDHLGLAVPEAAVPQAPTGRQAAGA from the coding sequence ATGAGTAGCAAACCGCTCAAGCAGATCCATCTCGCGGCGCACTTCCCCGGCGTCAACAACACCACCGTGTGGAGCGACCCGGCGGCCGGCAGCCACATCGACTTCGACTCGTTCGTCCACTTCGCGCAGACCGCCGAACGCGCCAAGTTCGACTTCCTCTTCCTCGCCGAGGGGCTGCGGCTGCGCGAACAGGGCGGACAGATATACGACTTGGATGTCGTCGGCCGTCCCGACACCTTCACGGTGCTCGCCGCCCTGGCGGCCGTCACCGAGCGCCTCGGGCTGACCGGGACGATCAACTCCACCTTCAACGAGCCCTACGAGGTGGCCCGCCAGTTCGCCTCGCTGGACCACCTGTCCGAGGGCCGGGCCGCCTGGAACGTGGTCACCTCCTGGGACGCCTTCACCGGCGAGAACTTCCGGCGCGGGGGATTCCTGCCGCGTGAGGAGCGCTACTCGCGGGCCAAGGAGTTCCTGGCCACCGCGACCGAGCTCTTCGACTCCTGGGACGGCACCGAGATCCTCGCCGACTCCGATTCGGGCGCCTTCCTGCGGGACGCGCGCGCCGGGGCCTTCGCCCACCAGGGGCAGCATTTCGACATCGAGGGCCACTTCAACGTGCCGCGCAGCCCGCAAGGACGGCCGGTGATCTTCCAGGCGGGTGACTCCGACGAAGGCCGCGAGTTCGCCGCCTCCTCCGCCGACGCGATCTTCGGCCGGTACGGGACGCTCGACGAGGGCCGGGCGTTCTACGCCGACGTCAAGGGCCGGCTGGCCGCGTACGGGCGCAGCCACGACGAGTTGAAGATCCTGCCCGCCGCCACCTTCGTCCTCGGCGACACCGATGCCGAGGCACACGAGCTCGCTCACGAGGTGCGCCGCCTCCAGGTCAGCGGGCAGACCGCGATCAAGTACCTGGAGCACGTCTGGAACCGGGACCTGTCCGGCTACGACCCGGACGGCCCGCTGCCCGACATCGATCCCGAGACCGGCGAGAACACCGTCGCCCTCGGGCGGGCCAGCGTCCGGCAGTTCCGCGACCCGCTCGAAACCGCCCGGCAGTGGCGCGCGCTCGCCGAGGCCAAGAACCTCTCGATCCGGGAGCTGGTCATCGCCACCACCTCCGGCCAGACCTTCGTGGGCTCCGCGGCCACCGTCGCCGAGCAGATCGACACGCTGGTGCAGGCGGACGCGGCCGACGGCTTCATCCTGGTCCCCCACATCACCCCGGGCGGCCTGGACGTCTTCGCCGACACCGTCGTCCCGCTGCTGCAGGAGCGGGGGGTCTTCCGCACCGAGTACGCCGGCACCACCCTGCGCGACCACCTCGGGCTCGCGGTGCCGGAGGCCGCGGTGCCGCAGGCGCCTACCGGCAGGCAGGCCGCGGGCGCATGA
- a CDS encoding LLM class flavin-dependent oxidoreductase codes for MSSSPPASGFTSASSESLHLAVALDGAGWHPAAWREPDARPGELFTARYWADAVAEAEAGLLDFVTFEDSLALQSSSADGPDGRTDQVRGRLDAVLTAARIAPLTRHIGLVPAVTATHTEPFHISKAIATLDHVSRGRAGLRIQVSQPGYEARHFGRRAVPLPDTESYQEAADHIEVIRRLWDSWDDDAEIRDVATGRFIDRDKLHYIDFEGRHFSVRGPSITPRPPQGQPVVSAATTAAGGGGAAYGLIARSADVGYIAAADADGARAAVTEIRQARESAGLSAQPLHLFADLTVFLDEDAPAADARRSRLDALAGAPYSSDTAVFAGTAAQLADLLQDWRTAGLSGFRLRPGALAHDLPAITRGLVPELQRRGVFRRAYEADTLRGLLGLERPAGRYAVHPAA; via the coding sequence GTGTCCTCATCCCCGCCCGCATCCGGTTTCACATCAGCATCCTCCGAATCGCTGCACCTCGCCGTCGCGCTCGACGGCGCGGGCTGGCACCCTGCCGCCTGGCGCGAGCCGGATGCCCGGCCGGGTGAACTCTTCACGGCCCGCTACTGGGCCGATGCCGTGGCCGAGGCCGAAGCCGGACTGCTCGACTTCGTCACCTTCGAAGACTCCCTCGCCCTCCAGTCGTCCTCGGCCGACGGGCCCGACGGGCGCACGGACCAGGTCCGCGGGCGGCTGGACGCGGTACTCACCGCCGCCCGCATCGCTCCGCTGACCCGGCACATCGGACTGGTCCCGGCCGTGACCGCCACCCACACCGAGCCCTTCCACATATCCAAGGCGATCGCCACCCTGGACCACGTCAGCCGCGGACGTGCGGGCCTGCGCATCCAGGTGTCACAACCCGGCTACGAGGCCCGGCACTTCGGACGCCGCGCGGTCCCGCTACCCGATACGGAGTCCTACCAGGAGGCCGCCGACCACATCGAGGTGATCCGGCGGCTGTGGGACAGCTGGGACGACGACGCCGAGATCCGGGACGTGGCCACCGGCCGGTTCATCGACCGCGACAAGCTGCACTACATCGACTTCGAAGGCCGTCACTTCAGCGTCAGGGGGCCGTCGATCACCCCCCGCCCGCCGCAGGGGCAGCCCGTTGTCTCCGCGGCCACCACCGCGGCCGGTGGCGGGGGAGCGGCGTACGGCCTCATCGCCCGGTCCGCGGACGTCGGGTACATCGCCGCGGCCGACGCCGACGGGGCCCGCGCCGCGGTCACCGAGATCCGGCAGGCCCGGGAATCCGCCGGGCTCTCGGCGCAGCCGCTGCACCTCTTCGCAGACCTCACCGTGTTCCTGGACGAGGACGCCCCGGCGGCCGACGCGCGCCGCAGCCGCCTGGACGCGCTCGCGGGTGCCCCGTACAGCAGTGACACGGCGGTCTTCGCCGGGACCGCGGCTCAACTCGCGGACCTGCTCCAGGACTGGCGGACCGCCGGTTTGTCGGGCTTCCGGCTGCGGCCGGGCGCCCTCGCCCACGACCTGCCCGCGATCACCCGCGGGCTGGTACCGGAGCTCCAGCGGCGCGGAGTCTTCCGCCGCGCGTACGAGGCGGACACCCTGCGCGGACTGCTGGGCCTGGAGCGCCCGGCCGGCCGCTATGCCGTCCACCCCGCCGCCTGA
- a CDS encoding GNAT family N-acetyltransferase, producing MSPHVLDNPAWASLSGEHAAFAERAARPGARLSSSRAARYPSDVSPFAALADPADPESWADLRRLVGEGGIAALGGVLTPPDGWETVGSVPGVQLVDTSLRAEPAPEAVRLGPRDVPEILALIELTKPGPFLPRTVELGTYLGIRHRGRLIAMAGERLRPPGWTEISAVCTHPDHRGGGLATRLVRAVAAGIRERGDVPFLHTAASNTKAIRLYESIGFSLRRRPSFMAVRAPGNTAANFS from the coding sequence ATGTCCCCGCACGTCCTCGACAACCCCGCCTGGGCCTCGTTGTCCGGTGAGCACGCCGCCTTCGCCGAGCGGGCGGCCCGGCCCGGGGCCCGCCTCTCCTCCTCCCGTGCCGCCCGCTATCCGTCGGACGTCTCGCCGTTCGCCGCCCTCGCGGACCCGGCGGACCCGGAGTCGTGGGCCGACCTGCGCAGGCTGGTCGGCGAGGGCGGGATCGCCGCGCTCGGCGGCGTACTGACCCCGCCCGACGGCTGGGAGACCGTCGGCTCGGTCCCCGGCGTCCAGCTGGTCGACACCTCGCTGCGCGCCGAACCCGCCCCCGAGGCGGTCCGGCTCGGCCCCCGTGACGTACCCGAGATCCTCGCTCTGATCGAGCTCACGAAGCCCGGTCCGTTCCTGCCCCGCACCGTCGAGCTGGGCACGTACCTCGGCATCCGGCACCGGGGCAGGCTGATCGCGATGGCCGGAGAGCGGCTGCGGCCGCCCGGCTGGACCGAGATCAGCGCGGTGTGCACGCATCCCGACCACCGGGGCGGGGGACTGGCGACGCGGCTGGTCCGTGCCGTGGCCGCGGGCATCCGGGAGCGCGGTGACGTCCCGTTCCTCCACACCGCCGCGAGCAACACGAAGGCGATCCGGCTGTACGAGTCGATCGGCTTCAGCCTGCGCCGCCGTCCGTCCTTCATGGCGGTCCGTGCGCCCGGCAACACCGCTGCCAACTTCTCTTAA
- a CDS encoding ABC transporter substrate-binding protein has product MQRRRSLRTRFVRGLGAATATVALASGLTACGGDAEATGPGSDKVTVGAVSNGAAQQAELSVPVVESLRAQLPADVRERGELAIGVGALPAGFPPLAYVGTDQKTLTGAEPDLGRLVAATLGLKPVVKNSTWENLFVGIDSGKVDVAFTNVTVTEERKKKYEFASYRQDNLAFETLKDNPWNFAGDYRNLAGRTVAVSSGTNQEKILLEWQKKLQAEGKDITVKYFPDANSTYLALSGKKIDLSFGPNPSIAYHITQTASGNAPTRNAGSFSGAGESLQGLIAATAKKDSGLAKPVAEAINHLIKNGRYAQLLAAWNLSNEAVTTSEVNPPGLPVTNS; this is encoded by the coding sequence ATGCAACGCCGACGCTCCCTGCGCACCAGATTCGTCCGAGGCCTCGGCGCCGCCACCGCCACCGTGGCGCTCGCCTCCGGACTCACCGCGTGCGGCGGTGACGCCGAGGCCACCGGACCGGGCTCCGACAAGGTCACCGTCGGCGCGGTGTCCAACGGCGCCGCCCAGCAGGCCGAGCTGTCCGTCCCGGTGGTCGAGTCCCTGCGCGCCCAGCTGCCCGCCGATGTCCGCGAGCGCGGCGAACTCGCCATCGGGGTCGGCGCGCTGCCCGCCGGCTTCCCGCCGCTGGCGTACGTCGGCACCGACCAGAAGACCCTGACCGGCGCGGAACCGGACCTCGGCCGCCTGGTGGCCGCGACGCTCGGGCTCAAGCCGGTGGTGAAGAACTCCACCTGGGAGAACCTCTTCGTCGGCATCGACAGCGGCAAGGTGGACGTGGCCTTCACCAACGTCACGGTCACGGAGGAGCGCAAGAAGAAGTACGAGTTCGCCTCCTACCGGCAGGACAACCTGGCCTTCGAGACGCTGAAGGACAACCCCTGGAACTTCGCCGGCGACTACCGCAACCTCGCGGGAAGGACGGTCGCGGTCAGCTCCGGGACCAACCAGGAGAAGATCCTGCTGGAGTGGCAGAAGAAGCTCCAGGCAGAGGGCAAGGACATCACCGTCAAGTACTTCCCCGACGCCAACAGCACCTACCTGGCCCTGAGCGGCAAGAAGATCGACCTCAGCTTCGGCCCGAACCCGTCCATCGCCTACCACATCACCCAGACGGCGAGCGGCAATGCGCCCACCCGCAACGCGGGCTCCTTCTCCGGCGCCGGCGAGTCCCTCCAGGGCCTGATCGCGGCGACCGCGAAGAAGGACAGCGGGCTCGCCAAGCCGGTGGCAGAGGCGATCAACCACCTGATCAAGAACGGCCGGTACGCGCAGCTGCTCGCCGCCTGGAACCTGTCCAACGAGGCCGTCACCACCTCGGAGGTCAACCCGCCGGGCCTCCCGGTGACCAACTCCTGA
- a CDS encoding amino acid ABC transporter ATP-binding protein, with amino-acid sequence MTTAMRAAAIEVHDVHKWYGRRQVLDGVSLTLRPGTVTAVLGRSGSGKSTLLRVINHLEKPDAGYVSVGGELIGVQRHAGRLKELGERAILAQRGRIGFVFQNFNLFPHLTVLDNVAAAPVATGRLPRPQARALARELLERVGLGDRTGAYPRQLSGGQQQRVAIARALALRPGVILFDEPTSALDPELVGEVLSVIKDLATGGTTLVIVTHEIGFAREVADEVVFLDGGRIVEQGPPEQVLDRPAHPRTREFLSKVL; translated from the coding sequence ATGACCACCGCCATGCGGGCCGCCGCGATCGAGGTCCACGACGTGCACAAGTGGTACGGCCGCCGGCAGGTACTGGACGGGGTGAGCCTGACGCTGCGGCCGGGCACGGTCACCGCGGTCCTGGGCCGCTCCGGCTCCGGCAAGTCCACCCTGCTGCGGGTCATCAACCACCTCGAGAAGCCCGATGCCGGATACGTCAGCGTCGGCGGCGAGCTGATCGGCGTGCAGCGGCACGCCGGGCGGCTGAAGGAGCTGGGCGAGCGGGCGATCCTCGCCCAGCGCGGGCGGATCGGCTTCGTCTTCCAGAACTTCAACCTCTTCCCGCACCTGACCGTGCTGGACAACGTCGCAGCGGCCCCGGTGGCCACCGGCAGGCTGCCGCGGCCGCAGGCCCGGGCCCTGGCGCGCGAACTCCTGGAGCGCGTCGGGCTCGGCGACCGGACCGGCGCCTATCCACGACAGCTGTCCGGCGGCCAGCAGCAGCGTGTGGCCATCGCCCGCGCCCTTGCGCTGCGGCCGGGAGTCATCCTCTTCGACGAACCCACCTCCGCGCTCGACCCCGAACTCGTCGGCGAGGTGCTGTCCGTGATCAAGGACCTGGCCACCGGCGGCACCACGCTGGTCATCGTCACGCACGAGATCGGCTTCGCCCGCGAGGTGGCCGACGAGGTCGTCTTCCTCGACGGCGGCCGCATCGTCGAACAGGGCCCGCCCGAGCAAGTCCTGGACCGGCCCGCCCACCCCCGTACGCGGGAGTTCCTGAGCAAGGTGCTCTGA
- a CDS encoding amino acid ABC transporter permease, whose translation MTAAFRFFDPSNAAGVSLTESLVLAAPPGPPAPAERVLPLRRPGRWIATAVVLVLVSQAAHGLLTNPFYQWDRFAYWFARPVILEGLLITLQVALYSAVLGLAGGILLALGRLSANPVLRSVSWTYIWLLRSVPLIVVLLFLYNLSALYPTLSIGVPFGPAFFTFDESRLATDIVVAVVGLSLSEAAYAAEVVRAGVLSVDQGQHEAAAALGLPKRYQFARIVFPQALRSIVPAYVNQLIGLVKATSLVFYVSLLDLFGTVQSLGSTYSGDVVPLLLVATFWYVVLTSVLSVVQFYVERYYARGALRTVPLTPLQRARTGLRDLGDRFRKETAR comes from the coding sequence ATGACGGCTGCTTTTCGATTCTTCGATCCATCGAATGCTGCTGGAGTGTCCTTGACCGAATCACTTGTCCTCGCCGCGCCCCCGGGACCGCCGGCGCCGGCGGAGAGGGTCCTCCCGCTCCGCCGGCCCGGGCGGTGGATCGCCACCGCCGTCGTGCTGGTCCTGGTCTCCCAGGCCGCCCACGGGCTGCTGACCAATCCCTTCTACCAATGGGACCGGTTCGCCTACTGGTTCGCCAGGCCGGTCATCCTGGAGGGCCTGCTCATCACCCTCCAGGTGGCCTTGTACAGCGCGGTCCTGGGCCTCGCGGGCGGCATCCTGCTCGCCCTCGGCAGGCTCTCCGCGAACCCCGTGCTCCGGTCGGTGAGCTGGACGTACATCTGGCTGCTGCGCTCCGTGCCGCTGATCGTGGTCCTGCTCTTCCTCTACAACCTCAGCGCCCTCTACCCCACCCTGAGCATCGGTGTGCCCTTCGGGCCCGCCTTCTTCACCTTCGACGAGTCGCGGCTGGCCACCGACATCGTCGTGGCGGTCGTGGGACTGAGCCTGAGCGAAGCGGCGTACGCGGCCGAGGTGGTACGGGCCGGTGTGCTCTCCGTCGACCAGGGCCAGCACGAGGCGGCGGCTGCGCTGGGACTGCCCAAGCGGTACCAGTTCGCCCGGATCGTCTTCCCCCAGGCGCTGCGCTCCATCGTCCCCGCCTACGTCAACCAGCTGATCGGGCTGGTCAAAGCCACCTCGCTGGTCTTCTACGTATCGCTGCTCGACCTGTTCGGCACGGTGCAGAGCCTGGGCAGCACCTACTCCGGCGACGTCGTGCCGCTGCTGCTCGTGGCCACCTTCTGGTACGTGGTCCTCACCAGCGTCCTCTCGGTCGTCCAGTTCTACGTCGAGCGCTACTACGCGCGCGGCGCGCTGCGCACCGTACCGCTCACCCCCCTGCAGCGGGCCCGGACGGGCCTGCGCGATCTCGGGGACCGCTTCCGGAAGGAGACGGCGCGATGA
- a CDS encoding aryl-sulfate sulfotransferase → MTIDQNTLRRRGVGLIAHDPARSYGGLTLYTPITSAGEIHLVDIEGRPVHTWNSPHPPGRQAQLLPGGNLFYAAKDTSSPTLFPIWDVYHGGIFQELAPDSTVLREVRHPFHHHDASILRNGNLIVTVVEPLDPADAARIRGGIPGSEAPGGVIYGDVVYELTWEGEEVWRWAAIENLDPEEFPLNPHFAREHWPMANTVNERADGSIVLGFRSVSSTVAVDRADGSVLWHIGPDVLAQQHHPHELAGGNILVFDNGTYRDTTSVPYSRVLELDPSTGKEVWSYEDNPPQNFYSPYMSSAQRLPNGNTFIAEGSFGRLFEVTPGGEVVWEFVVPQFRSFGEGVGLESSAGAQNSVFRAYRYSADELPWL, encoded by the coding sequence ATGACCATCGACCAGAACACCCTGCGCCGCCGCGGCGTCGGCCTCATCGCCCATGACCCCGCGCGCAGTTACGGCGGCCTCACCCTCTACACGCCCATCACCAGTGCCGGCGAGATCCACCTCGTCGACATCGAGGGCCGTCCCGTCCACACCTGGAACTCCCCGCACCCGCCCGGCCGCCAGGCACAGCTCCTCCCGGGCGGCAACCTCTTCTACGCGGCCAAGGACACCAGCAGCCCCACCCTCTTCCCCATCTGGGACGTCTACCACGGCGGCATCTTCCAGGAACTTGCCCCCGACTCCACGGTCCTGCGCGAGGTCCGGCATCCCTTCCACCACCACGACGCCTCGATCCTGCGCAACGGCAACCTCATCGTCACCGTCGTCGAACCCCTGGACCCGGCCGACGCGGCCCGCATCCGGGGCGGCATCCCCGGCTCCGAAGCCCCGGGCGGGGTGATCTACGGGGACGTGGTGTACGAACTGACCTGGGAGGGGGAGGAGGTGTGGCGCTGGGCTGCCATCGAGAACCTCGACCCCGAGGAGTTCCCACTCAACCCCCACTTCGCCCGCGAGCACTGGCCCATGGCCAACACCGTCAACGAACGCGCCGACGGCTCGATCGTGCTGGGCTTCCGCAGCGTGTCCTCCACCGTGGCCGTCGACCGCGCCGACGGGTCCGTGCTGTGGCACATCGGCCCCGACGTCCTGGCGCAGCAGCACCATCCGCACGAGCTGGCGGGCGGGAACATCCTGGTCTTCGACAACGGCACTTATCGCGACACCACTTCCGTGCCGTACTCGCGGGTGCTGGAGCTGGACCCGAGCACGGGCAAGGAGGTGTGGTCGTACGAGGACAACCCGCCGCAGAACTTCTACAGCCCTTACATGTCCAGCGCGCAGCGGCTTCCCAATGGCAACACCTTCATCGCCGAGGGCTCCTTCGGACGGCTCTTCGAGGTGACCCCCGGCGGCGAGGTGGTCTGGGAGTTCGTGGTCCCGCAGTTCCGGTCCTTCGGCGAGGGCGTCGGCCTGGAGTCCTCGGCCGGCGCCCAGAACTCCGTCTTCCGCGCCTACCGGTACTCCGCCGACGAGCTCCCCTGGCTGTGA
- a CDS encoding ABC transporter substrate-binding protein yields MPRPRAVAALLTAALLCALTSACAGGSGAADGGRPAVSLAGSDHLGGAPVYVAQERGLWSAEGIDATVTTRPSGRDALGAVLGGQAQLGVVGDLPAVTAALSGRELRIVADLSRFSDWRLLTRTDRQVTGFAALKGRKVGVPQGTNVEYALSRMLASVQLTAADVTVVNLAPNQVTSALARGDIDAGVTFPSFYAAARATLGDRYAELPFTGYTARTLLVAGPAATEETTTAVLRALLKAQRQIAADPAAAREAVLAQSKGALQADYVDAYQPRYGYGASLSPELLAELEQEAGWAKAAQGLPGSADRAVLLRHLHTAPLTAVDPAAVTIH; encoded by the coding sequence ATGCCCAGACCCCGTGCAGTGGCCGCCCTGTTGACGGCGGCCCTGCTCTGCGCGCTCACCTCTGCCTGTGCCGGTGGCTCCGGCGCTGCGGACGGCGGCCGCCCCGCCGTTTCCCTCGCCGGGAGCGACCACCTCGGCGGCGCGCCCGTCTACGTGGCCCAGGAGCGCGGGCTGTGGTCCGCCGAGGGCATCGACGCCACCGTGACCACCCGGCCCAGCGGGCGGGACGCGCTGGGCGCCGTGCTCGGCGGTCAGGCTCAGCTCGGCGTCGTGGGTGACCTGCCCGCGGTGACGGCCGCGCTGAGCGGGCGCGAGCTGCGGATCGTCGCCGACCTGTCCCGGTTCTCCGACTGGCGCCTGCTGACCCGGACCGACCGCCAGGTCACCGGCTTCGCCGCGCTGAAGGGCCGCAAGGTCGGGGTCCCACAGGGCACGAACGTCGAGTACGCCTTGTCACGGATGCTCGCCTCGGTGCAGCTGACGGCCGCTGATGTGACCGTGGTGAACCTCGCCCCGAACCAGGTCACTTCGGCGCTGGCCCGCGGCGACATCGACGCCGGGGTCACCTTCCCCAGCTTCTACGCCGCCGCCCGTGCCACCCTCGGTGACCGCTACGCCGAGCTCCCCTTCACCGGCTACACGGCACGGACCCTGCTCGTCGCGGGTCCGGCGGCGACCGAGGAGACCACTACAGCCGTGCTCCGGGCGCTGCTGAAGGCCCAGCGCCAGATCGCCGCCGACCCGGCCGCCGCGCGAGAGGCCGTACTCGCCCAGTCCAAGGGTGCGCTCCAGGCCGACTACGTGGACGCCTACCAGCCCCGCTACGGCTACGGCGCGTCCCTCTCGCCCGAGCTGCTGGCCGAGTTGGAGCAGGAGGCCGGCTGGGCGAAGGCAGCCCAGGGCCTGCCGGGCTCCGCCGACCGCGCCGTGCTGCTCCGGCACCTGCACACGGCGCCCCTGACGGCCGTCGACCCGGCCGCCGTCACCATCCACTGA
- a CDS encoding ABC transporter ATP-binding protein — MSLGVRLEGLSVHYGAGPVLERTDLELPAGSFTALLGPSGCGKSSVLNLVAGFVRPTEGRVTAGSAPVGGPGPERGVVFQYYALFPWRTARGNVEFALKRLGLPRPERRRRALAALAEVGLADGAEKYPAQLSGGMQQRVALARALAAEPEVLLMDEPFGALDALTRTRMQTLLRELWQRRGTTVLFVTHDIDEALALAERVVVLGGTPGRVVADHTVPAGPPDPDLRSLISRHLGSD, encoded by the coding sequence ATGAGCCTGGGAGTACGACTGGAGGGCCTGTCGGTCCACTACGGGGCTGGCCCGGTGCTGGAGCGAACGGATCTGGAGCTCCCGGCAGGCTCGTTCACGGCGCTGCTGGGGCCCAGCGGGTGCGGCAAGTCCTCGGTTCTCAACCTGGTGGCCGGCTTCGTGCGGCCCACCGAAGGGCGGGTGACGGCGGGTTCCGCTCCGGTGGGCGGCCCGGGCCCGGAGCGGGGCGTGGTCTTCCAGTACTACGCGCTGTTCCCCTGGCGCACCGCCCGCGGCAACGTCGAATTCGCGCTCAAGCGGCTCGGCCTGCCGCGTCCGGAGCGCCGCCGGCGCGCCCTCGCGGCACTGGCCGAGGTGGGCCTGGCGGACGGTGCCGAGAAGTACCCGGCGCAGCTGTCCGGCGGCATGCAGCAGCGCGTGGCACTGGCCCGCGCGCTGGCCGCCGAGCCCGAAGTGCTGCTGATGGACGAGCCGTTCGGTGCCTTGGACGCACTGACCCGGACCCGGATGCAGACCCTGCTGCGGGAGCTGTGGCAGCGCCGCGGAACCACCGTCCTGTTCGTCACGCACGACATCGACGAGGCACTGGCCCTCGCCGAACGGGTCGTCGTCCTCGGCGGGACTCCCGGGCGTGTGGTGGCCGACCACACCGTGCCCGCCGGGCCGCCCGACCCGGACCTGCGCTCATTGATCTCACGTCACCTCGGCTCCGACTGA